One Festucalex cinctus isolate MCC-2025b chromosome 3, RoL_Fcin_1.0, whole genome shotgun sequence DNA window includes the following coding sequences:
- the mphosph6 gene encoding M-phase phosphoprotein 6 translates to MADHWAAVMHRSSLRSAVQRRTKEENLRPTLTFSGFKLLFFFFSLLSPAFKSSRQATLTMSADSVKLSKNLLRMKFMQRGLDAETKKQLREDEKRIISDEHWYLDLPKQSTRKNLLVEEKSAVPLEGLLYGRMSFQGFNPEVERLMALMNPRPAGKAAVHADADAGRMQTDVTDEEMALRYESLVGSLKKKFARKREPSAVRDHLHENALEENAKKKMFRKPCD, encoded by the exons ATGGCTGACCATTGGGCGGCGGTAATGCACCGCTCGAGTTTGCGAAGCGCGGTTCAACGCCGAACGAAGGAGGAGAACTTGCGTCCAACGTTGACTTTCTCTGGCTtcaagcttctttttttctttttttctcttctatCACCGGCGTTCAAGTCGTCACGTCAAGCGACTTTGACTATGTCGGCCGACTCGGTGAAACTGTCCAAAAATCTTCTGCGCATGAAG TTCATGCAGAGAGGTTTGGACGCCGAGACGAAGAAGCAACTGCGAGAAGACGAGAAGAGGATTATCAGTGACGAGCACTGGTACCTGGACCTGCCCAAGCAAAGCacgcgaaa GAACTTGCTGGTGGAGGAGAAAAGCGCCGTCCCGCTGGAGGGGCTTCTGTACGGCCGAATGTCCTTCCAAGGCTTCAACCCCGAAGTGGAG AGGCTGATGGCGCTGATGAACCCTCGCCCGGCCGGGAAAGCGGCCGTCCACGCCGACGCCGACGCCGGCCGCATGCAGACGGACGTGACGGACGAGGAGATGGCGCTCAG GTACGAGAGTTTAGTGGGAAGCCTGAAGAAGAAGTTTGCCCGCAAGCGCGAGCCAAGCGCCGTCCGAGACCACCTCCATGAAAACGCGCTGGAGGAAAACGCCAAGAAGAAAATGTTCCGGAAGCCTTGCGATTGA